The DNA window ATCGAGGGCAAGTATCTATGTTTATATTACATTCTTGGATACTGCTTCTCTTCACTTGCTCTTCATTTGATTCTAGTGATTGTACTGAACTAGGAGTATAAACATGTGTGAAGCTTTTGTAATTTATTTCACATTCTCAATAAGCTGCTTTTTTTCGTTTCTgatatgatttttattattcCTACAGTTCAATTGTCTTTTTCTTGGCTCACTTATGTCCATTTTGTTGCAGATCCTTCTGGCTTCATCTTGTTTCCTTTGGTTATTCATTCTTTTGACCTGGTTATTTCTTCAATTGGAATACTTTCAATCAGGGGTACTCGTGATTCTAGTGTGAAATCTCCTATGGAGGATCCAATGGCTATTCTTCAGAAAGGATATTCTGTTACTATAGTTTTGGCGGTCATCACATTTGGTGCTGTAATGTCTTGAACATTTGAAAAATGCTGTTCATGCACTTTTCTGctttgatttaatgtttttgggttCTAATATATTGTTTTGCTTGAATTTTCCTTATGCCATTGCAGTCTACCCGTTGGATGCTCTATACCGAACAAGCACCTTCTGCATGGTTTCACTTTGCATTGTGTGGATTGGTTGGAATCATCACAGCGTATATATTTGTTTGGATCACCAAGTACTATACAGACTACAAGCATGAGCCTGTGCGCACATTAGCTCTTGCCAGCTCCACTGGTCATGGGACTAACATCATTGCTGGAGTTAGTTTGGGCCTGGAATCAACAGCTCTTCCAGTTATTGCCATTAGTATAGCTATTGTTTCAGCTTTTTGGCTGGGTCAGACATCAGGTCTGATGGACGAAGCTGGACAGCCGACTGGCGGGCTTTTTGGTACAGCTGTCGCCACAATGGGAATGCTCAGTACTGCTGCCTATGTTCTTACAATGGATATGTTTGGCCCTATAGCAGACAATGCTGGTGGAATTGTAGAGATGAGTCAGCAGGTAAAAACTTGCTTTATTGAATTGGGTCAATATGGAAGTAGCATGTTTTTCTTCCTCATTCGTTTTCAATccattttaactaaattttaccATTCAGCCAGAAAGTGTTCGGGAGATTACTGATCTTCTTGATGCAGTTGGGAACACAACAAAAGCTACCACCAAAGGTTTTGCCATTGGATCTGCAGCTCTTGCTTCTTTCCTACTATTTAGTGCTTATATGGATGAGGTTGCTACATTTTCCCATGTAACTTTCAATCAGGTAGCTTGATTGTACTTTCCTCTAATTGTTATTGTCAGCAAATCTCTTGGCACTTTGTCTTATGGTGGTACTCAAATTTCAGGTTGATATTGCTATTCCTGAAGTTTTTGTTGGTGGGTTACTGGGCTCAATGCTTATTTACTTGTTTAGTGCATGGGCCTGCGCAGCAGTTGGCAGAACTGCTCAAGAGGTTGTTAAGGAAGTAAGAAGGCAATTTATTGAGAGGCCAGGTATCATGGTGAGTATAAATTCCAAGACGAAATATTTAGTAAACTAGGAAACATGAAAATAGTGCACCATCCTCCTCCTGTGACATGATAATGCACAATACTCCTGCAACTTATTCACAATAAATCAAAGAAAGGGAATATACATCTTAAAAACATGGCATTCACCTCCAGGAAATGAGCAATTGCAAAATAAACTGTTATTGTACAATGGCCTATCCCTTGAAAATGGAGTAAACCAACTCGTATCACTATTGCACGGATCTACATTAAAGTTCCAAGATTTTTATGCTACCTTCGCATTTTGCTGTTTTACTTATTATGGTTCCTAAGTATGCACTTTTCTGACTTGCTCATGTCAGGACTACAAGGAGAAGCCAGATTATGGTCGCTGTGTAGCAATTGTGGCATCTGCCTCTTTGAGAGAGATGATAAAACCTGGTCTTTTGGCTATTATATCACCTATAGCTGTTGGTAGGTTgaacatcttttttttttatttccctactaattttgtttaattactCCCAATTTTCTTCAATTGACATTTTCCGCAGATGTCTTAGTTTAAAGTGATTATGGATTTTGGTGTTCCATCTTGGTTATCTacattctaattaattattagtaatGTTATCTAGAAACAAATGCAAAGCTAATGTTGGACTGCCCCTGACTTTAGGAACATACTTTTTACCATTTTCCTCATTTGATAGGTCTTATATATGGCTGTCACCTGTCCTTAATCATGTTAATAAGCTAGGCCAAGCATGTGATGGATTTACTTTTATACTTGCAGGTTTGCTGTTCCGGATTTTGGGACACTATACAGGACATCCTCTACTTGGAGCTAAAGTTGTGGCTTCTATGCTGATGTTTGGAACAGTTTCTGGCATTCTTATGGCGCTCTTTTTGAACACGGCAGGTGGTGCATGGGATAATGcgaaaaaatatattgaaactGGAGCTCTTGGAGGGAAGGGGAGTGATTGTCATAAAGCAGCAATCACCGGAGACACGTAAGTCATGTCATTATATTGTGTTATTTAGCATTGACAGTAGTTTTCTATTTGGTCCTTGAGCACGGGAAAATAATTTATCGGTGTTCATGGAGTTTAAAGCGGACTCATGAGAACACCAACAAGAATTTCAATCAGAATAAATTTACGTGCTAAAAGAGTCAATGCCAGTAGCTATATAATAGGAGAGGCGCTTTAACTAAGAGGGATTTGAAAATAGCTTGGGTTGCTGAGGAACTTCAGCATTTTTTCTGTTTCCCTAGTCACAATAGTTTTGAATATAATAATGAACTTAGCTTTGGCCCATATGAACATAATTTTTTGACACGATTACTTAAACTTGTCGTTTAGGGTCATTGAATTTGTGATATATTTAAATGGATACTCGACCCTTACTCATTAACACAAATTGCCCTAGGTATTTTGTAGCTAGTTAGTAGTTAAAAAAGAACTTTCTTCTGTGATGTgatttgttgtaaatatgaatGTTGGGTGAGCATAGAGATAAccctgatttttttatttgcatgGTGTGCAGTGTAGGAGATCCGTTCAAAGATACAGCAGGACCTTCACTTCACGTCCTCATAAAAATGTTAGCAACGATCACACTGGTCATGGCCCCTGTGTTTCTTTGAAGAGAACGTCGCTAATTATTGAGTTTCAATGAGAG is part of the Mercurialis annua linkage group LG3, ddMerAnnu1.2, whole genome shotgun sequence genome and encodes:
- the LOC126674312 gene encoding pyrophosphate-energized membrane proton pump 2 isoform X1 yields the protein MMIDEDVEGGNLGAYQDRPRTFPNMRSKPYTPLIFRVLMGIDARVFLLLLLLGLGAIFYMGACTSPIIVFVFTICILSFLFAIYLTKWVLSKDEGPPEMVQISDAIRDGAEGFFRTQYGTISKMALLLALVILCIYLFRSTTPQQESSGIGRSTSAYITVAAFLLGALCSGMAGYVGMWVSVRANVRVSSAARRSAREALQVAVRAGGFSAIVVVGMAVLGVAILYATFYVWLGVDSPGSMKVTDLPLLLVGYGFGASFVALFAQLGGGIYTKAADVGADLVGKVEQGIPEDDPRNPAVIADLVGDNVGDCAARGADLFESIAAEIISAMILGGTMAQRCKIEDPSGFILFPLVIHSFDLVISSIGILSIRGTRDSSVKSPMEDPMAILQKGYSVTIVLAVITFGASTRWMLYTEQAPSAWFHFALCGLVGIITAYIFVWITKYYTDYKHEPVRTLALASSTGHGTNIIAGVSLGLESTALPVIAISIAIVSAFWLGQTSGLMDEAGQPTGGLFGTAVATMGMLSTAAYVLTMDMFGPIADNAGGIVEMSQQPESVREITDLLDAVGNTTKATTKGFAIGSAALASFLLFSAYMDEVATFSHVTFNQVDIAIPEVFVGGLLGSMLIYLFSAWACAAVGRTAQEVVKEVRRQFIERPGIMDYKEKPDYGRCVAIVASASLREMIKPGLLAIISPIAVGLLFRILGHYTGHPLLGAKVVASMLMFGTVSGILMALFLNTAGGAWDNAKKYIETGALGGKGSDCHKAAITGDTVGDPFKDTAGPSLHVLIKMLATITLVMAPVFL
- the LOC126674312 gene encoding pyrophosphate-energized membrane proton pump 2 isoform X2, yielding MGIDARVFLLLLLLGLGAIFYMGACTSPIIVFVFTICILSFLFAIYLTKWVLSKDEGPPEMVQISDAIRDGAEGFFRTQYGTISKMALLLALVILCIYLFRSTTPQQESSGIGRSTSAYITVAAFLLGALCSGMAGYVGMWVSVRANVRVSSAARRSAREALQVAVRAGGFSAIVVVGMAVLGVAILYATFYVWLGVDSPGSMKVTDLPLLLVGYGFGASFVALFAQLGGGIYTKAADVGADLVGKVEQGIPEDDPRNPAVIADLVGDNVGDCAARGADLFESIAAEIISAMILGGTMAQRCKIEDPSGFILFPLVIHSFDLVISSIGILSIRGTRDSSVKSPMEDPMAILQKGYSVTIVLAVITFGASTRWMLYTEQAPSAWFHFALCGLVGIITAYIFVWITKYYTDYKHEPVRTLALASSTGHGTNIIAGVSLGLESTALPVIAISIAIVSAFWLGQTSGLMDEAGQPTGGLFGTAVATMGMLSTAAYVLTMDMFGPIADNAGGIVEMSQQPESVREITDLLDAVGNTTKATTKGFAIGSAALASFLLFSAYMDEVATFSHVTFNQVDIAIPEVFVGGLLGSMLIYLFSAWACAAVGRTAQEVVKEVRRQFIERPGIMDYKEKPDYGRCVAIVASASLREMIKPGLLAIISPIAVGLLFRILGHYTGHPLLGAKVVASMLMFGTVSGILMALFLNTAGGAWDNAKKYIETGALGGKGSDCHKAAITGDTVGDPFKDTAGPSLHVLIKMLATITLVMAPVFL